A window of the Henckelia pumila isolate YLH828 chromosome 3, ASM3356847v2, whole genome shotgun sequence genome harbors these coding sequences:
- the LOC140892859 gene encoding caffeic acid 3-O-methyltransferase 1-like has translation MEDSNFLFAMQLVTASVFPSVLKAAIELDLLELIKKRGPDAFVSAAELAAQIPATNPEARGMLDRILSLLASYSLLKCRQQTLPDGGVERMYSLAPVSRFLTKNEDGVSMAPALIMTQDKVLMDIWYHLKDAVLEGGTLFNKAHEKSLYEYHATDPRFNMIFHQAMSNNSTIFMKKLVETYDGFAGLESLVDVGGGIGASLNMIISKHPTIKGINFDLPHAVQQAPSYPGVEHVGGDMFVNVPKGDAILMKFVLHNWGDSECLKILKNCRESLPEKGKMIIVERILPETPDEDISSKLVFNVDLIMLAYIPGAKERTEREFQALAKQSGFKEFRRACSVFTLGIMEVWK, from the exons ATGGAGGATTCCAACTTCTTGTTTGCAATGCAACTGGTCACTGCTTCAGTGTTCCCCTCTGTACTCAAAGCCGCCATCGAGCTGGACCTCCTCGAACTCATCAAGAAACGAGGCCCCGACGCCTTTGTTTCTGCGGCGGAACTCGCCGCCCAGATCCCCGCCACCAACCCGGAGGCGCGTGGCATGCTGGACAGAATCCTCAGCCTGCTGGCCAGCTATTCCTTGCTGAAATGCCGCCAGCAAACGCTACCCGATGGCGGGGTGGAGCGGATGTATTCGCTGGCCCCCGTCAGCCGATTCTTGACTAAGAATGAAGATGGAGTTTCTATGGCTCCTGCCTTGATCATGACTCAGGACAAGGTTCTCATGGATATCTG GTATCATTTAAAAGATGCAGTTCTGGAGGGAGGGACCCTATTCAACAAAGCACATGAAAAGAGTCTATACGAGTATCATGCCACAGATCCTAGATTTAACATGATATTTCACCAGGCCATGTCCAATAATTCGACGATTTTCATGAAGAAACTAGTCGAAACATACGACGGGTTTGCGGGTTTGGAGTCTCTGGTTGATGTGGGAGGAGGGATCGGTGCTTCACTCAACATGATCATTTCCAAGCATCCAACAATTAAGGGAATCAATTTCGATTTGCCACACGCTGTTCAACAAGCTCCATCTTATCCTG GCGTGGAGCACGTTGGCGGAGACATGTTTGTTAACGTGCCCAAAGGGGATGCCATTTTGATGAAG TTCGTTCTTCACAACTGGGGCGACTCCGAGTgcttaaaaatcttgaaaaactGCCGCGAATCGCTGCCGGAGAAGGGGAAAATGATAATCGTGGAACGTATTCTTCCGGAGACCCCGGACGAAGACATAAGCTCTAAGCTGGTATTCAACGTTGATCTGATAATGTTGGCATACATTCCAGGCGCCAAAGAGCGAACAGAAAGGGAATTTCAAGCCCTGGCAAAGCAATCAGGTTTCAAAGAATTTCGTAGAGCTTGTTCGGTGTTTACTCTGGGGATCATGGAAGTTTGGAAATAA